Proteins encoded within one genomic window of Eurosta solidaginis isolate ZX-2024a chromosome 1, ASM4086904v1, whole genome shotgun sequence:
- the LOC137250434 gene encoding uncharacterized protein, whose amino-acid sequence MALNFFTRCSDQVVRFNAEYDESTLKEHPVASLDILKAEVLDIWSRTKEAYEKCLYSLTDQDELEAVKAKQSATFKDYMSCSARITECIQKATVVPIQAPSQTLSQVANSSNSLRLPPCDTDIFHGDYVSWPSFRDLFTAIYINNGRLSDVEKLFHLLKKTSGEANEIVSKAPLTNLGFNMAWSNLKAAYENKRVLINSHLKVLFSLPVIRTESASALKELQRSINGCLSAMKMHEVNIENWDPILIFICSNHLPETTLAHWEQSLVDKTAIPKWSQMDSFLTMRYRTLESIVDVKCSAASTNQQQKISSQSHNPANPKKVALATKVTSSNCILCPKQQHPLRLCTKFSALAVNDRFAQVKKHNCCLNCLGKGHSLKDCKSSYSCSKCKSRHHTLLHRVPSNTQPSKDSTVATASQAFHTNLQSTPSNRNSSPDEETLKSSSLSSALLGTAMVHICHLGSTYVARALIDSAAEASFISERLRKLLKLPCSKTNAVISGLNQKVCNNSSKSCSFVLGSPRDPNLLIEATAYVLPKITGNLPSTSINEEILEQIPKVTLADPNFLQSSPVDVLIGGDLYPKVMLDGVKRNVHKNLLSQETVFGWIITGASSTAHVSCFATKVSMGEDIPLDNQLRKFWELEEVPKRNLQTAEDSFCEELYAKTTIRNADGRYIVSLPFKQFYPTDLKLGVSRPIALRQFYTNESRLLKNPYLKVEYDKVVKEYLELDHMEQVDSPTFEHSPSHFYLPHHAVLKPESTSTKLRVVFNASSKTSNGVSLNDILHVGPALQADLTLLIIRWRMYKFVLNSDIQKMYRQILINPAHRPYQRILFREDPQGNIRDFQLKTVTFGVNCAPYLAIRTLHQLAQDNQDSHPLAAQILRKSMYVDDVLAGFHDVSTALRARNELIETLGSAGLSLRKWSSNSRETLVDLPRNHLLDKDFLELEETSTTKALGIRWNAKSDQFFFQVHTPPMKDNYTKREALSIIAKLFDPAGWLAPVVVLAKIVMQQIWSDGTLWDQPLKLQTLSQWKTFLENYRYVEEIQIPRWVEYNEQSPFQIHAFCDASEKA is encoded by the coding sequence ATGGCTTTGAACTTTTTCACCAGATGCTCAGATCAGGTCGTCAGATTCAACGCAGAATACGATGAATCAACGTTAAAAGAACATCCAGTGGCTTCCCTAGACATTTTAAAAGCAGAAGTATTGGACATTTGGTCCAGAACAAAGGAAGCGTACGAAAAATGTTTATACTCGCTGACTGATCAGGACGAGTTAGAAGCTGTAAAAGCCAAACAATCTGCAACCTTTAAGGATTATATGTCTTGTTCAGCACGCATTACTGAATGCATCCAGAAAGCAACCGTCGTACCTATCCAGGCACCTTCCCAGACCCTTTCCCAAGTAGCCAACTCCTCGAATAGTTTACGCTTACCGCCATGTGACACAGACATTTTCCATGGGGACTATGTGTCGTGGCCATCCTTTCGGGATCTTTTTACCGCGATTTATATAAATAACGGGCGACTAAGTGACGTTGAAAAACTGTTTCATCTTCTTAAAAAGACAAGTGGCGAAGCAAATGAAATCGTCAGCAAAGCCCCACTAACCAATCTGGGTTTTAATATGGCATGGTCCAATTTAAAAGCGGCGTATGAAAATAAGCGGGTGTTAATTAATAGCCACTTGAAGGTGCTCTTCTCGCTTCCAGTCATTCGGACTGAAAGCGCTTCAGCTCTAAAAGAGCTACAGCGGAGCATTAATGGATGCTTGTCCGCGATGAAAATGCACGAGGTCAACATTGAAAATTGGGATCCAATCCTTATTTTCATATGTTCCAACCATCTCCCAGAAACCACACTTGCCCATTGGGAACAATCTCTAGTAGACAAAACGGCTATACCGAAGTGGAGTCAAATGGATTCCTTCCTCACCATGCGATATAGGACTTTGGAATCGATAGTGGATGTGAAGTGTTCAGCGGCTTCAacgaaccaacaacaaaaaatttcgtCACAGTCACATAATCCAGCAAATCCAAAGAAGGTGGCACTCGCAACTAAAGTCACCTCATCAAATTGTATATTATGTCCTAAGCAACAACATCCTCTACGACTTTGTACCAAATTTTCAGCCCTAGCCGTGAATGACAGGTTTGCGCAAGTTAAAAAGCATAATTGCTGCCTCAATTGTCTGGGAAAAGGCCACTCATTAAAGGACTGTAAAAGTTCATACTCGTGTTCCAAGTGCAAAAGTAGACACCATACTCTTCTGCACAGAGTCCCTTCTAACACCCAACCTTCCAAAGACTCCACCGTAGCAACTGCTTCACAAGCATTCCACACCAATCTACAGTCCACACCATCCAATAGAAACTCATCTCCAGATGAAGAAACCTTGAAATCGTCAAGCTTATCCTCAGCTCTTCTCGGAACCGCAATGGTTCACATTTGTCACTTGGGGTCAACATATGTCGCTCGGGCATTGATTGACTCAGCTGCGGAAGCATCCTTCATTTCGGAGCGACTTCGCAAGCTTCTAAAGCTTCCATGCTCAAAAACAAacgcggttatttcgggactaaatcaaaaagtttgtaatAATTCCTCGAAGAGTTGTTCCTTCGTTTTGGGCTCACCCCGTGACCCAAATCTTTTGATAGAAGCCACCGCGTATGTTTTACCAAAGATCACTGGCAACTTACCCTCAACTTCAATAAACGAAGAGATTTTAGAACAAATCCCCAAAGTAACCTTGGCAGATCCGAATTTCCTACAAAGCAGTCCGGTAGACGTTCTCATAGGAGGAGACTTGTATCCCAAAGTCATGTTAGATGGGGTAAAGCGCAATGTCCATAAAAATTTACTGTCCCAAGAGACCGTGTTTGGGTGGATCATCACCGGAGCATCCTCCACTGCACACGTCTCTTGCTTTGCCACCAAAGTCTCGATGGGAGAGGACATACCACTAGATAACCAATTGCGTAAGTTTTGGGAATTAGAGGAAGTTCCTAAAAGAAACCTTCAAACGGCAGAGGATTCATTTTGTGAGGAGCTATACGCAAAGACCACCATACGGAACGCGGATGGGAGATACATAGTGTCACtgcccttcaaacagttttatccTACGGATCTGAAGTTAGGGGTATCTCGACCCATCGCGCTACGCCAGTTTTATACCAATGAATCGAGATTATTAAAGAATCCTTATTTAAAGGTAGAATACGACAAGGTGGTAAAGGAATACTTGGAACTAGACCACATGGAACAAGTCGATTCTCCCACCTTTGAACATTCTCCTAGTCATTTCTATCTCCCACATCACGCGGTATTAAAGCCTGAAAGCACTTCAACGAAGTTGCGAGTAGTCTTTAATGCTTCTAGCAAAACATCCAATGGAGTGTCATTAAATGATATTCTGCATGTAGGTCCCgctcttcaagcggatttaacacTTTTAATCATTCGATGGAGAATGTATAAGTTCGTTCTCAACAGTGATATACAGAAGATGTATCGTCAGATTCTGATAAATCCAGCGCATAGACCTTATCAAAGAATCCTTTTTAGAGAGGATCCACAAGGTAACATAAGGGACTTTCAAttaaaaacggtaacctttggggtcaatTGCGCGCCTTACTTAGCAATTAGGACGCTTCACCAACTGGCCCAGGATAACCAAGATTCTCATCCATTAGCAGCTCAAATCCTTCGAAAgtctatgtatgtagacgatgtaCTAGCAGGCTTTCATGACGTATCTACAGCGCTGAGGGCACGAAATGAGCTAATTGAAACACTAGGTAGTGCAGGTTTGTCTCTAAGAAAGTGGTCGTCAAATTCAAGGGAAACTTTGGTAGATCTTCCCCGAAACCATTTATTAGATAAAGATTTCTTAGAATTAGAGGAAACTAGCACTACAAAAGCTTTAGGTATACGATGGAATGCTAAGTCAGATCAGTTTTTCTTCCAAGTTCATACCCCTCCTATGAAAGACAACTATACCAAGCGTGAAGCGCTCTCGATCATAGCAAAGCTTTTTGATCCAGCCGGTTGGCTAGCACCAGTAGTAGTATTAGCAAAGATAGTCATGCAGCAAATTTGGTCAGATGGTACCTTGTGGGATCAGCCTTTAAAGCTTCAAACTCTTTCCCAATGGAAAACCTTTTTGGAAAACTATAGATATGTCGAGGAGATACAAATTCCACGATGGGTGGAATACAACGAACAATCGCCCTTCCAAATTCATGCcttttgcgacgcctcggaaaaggcataa